One window of the Alkalispirillum mobile genome contains the following:
- the rsxB gene encoding electron transport complex subunit RsxB translates to MLTSILAITALALGSGALLGFAAVRFRVEGNPIADQVDSVLPQTQCGQCGFGGCRPYAEAIAAGEAEINRCPPGGQDTVQTLADLLGVEPLPLDEERGETPDTPRVAWVDESVCIGCTRCIQACPVDAILGAPKQMHTVIRDECTGCDLCVDPCPVDCIHMVPVELDLAEWHWPLPADGPRSSREAA, encoded by the coding sequence ATGCTGACATCCATACTGGCAATCACGGCCCTGGCTCTCGGCAGCGGCGCGCTGCTGGGCTTTGCCGCCGTGCGCTTCCGGGTGGAGGGCAACCCCATCGCCGACCAGGTGGATTCAGTCCTTCCCCAGACCCAGTGCGGCCAGTGCGGATTCGGCGGCTGCCGCCCCTACGCCGAGGCCATCGCCGCCGGCGAGGCCGAGATCAACCGCTGCCCGCCGGGGGGGCAGGACACGGTCCAGACCCTGGCGGACCTGCTGGGCGTGGAGCCCCTGCCGCTGGACGAGGAACGGGGCGAGACGCCGGACACCCCGCGGGTGGCCTGGGTGGACGAGTCGGTCTGCATCGGCTGCACCCGCTGCATCCAGGCCTGCCCGGTGGACGCCATCCTGGGGGCACCGAAACAGATGCATACGGTGATCCGGGACGAATGCACCGGCTGCGACCTCTGTGTGGACCCCTGCCCGGTGGACTGCATCCACATGGTGCCGGTAGAGCTGGACCTGGCGGAGTGGCACTGGCCACTGCCCGCCGACGGGCCGCGCTCCAGCCGGGAGGCGGCGTGA
- the rsxA gene encoding electron transport complex subunit RsxA, with translation MTELALILVSTVLVNNFVLVKFLGLCPFMGVSRQLETAMGMALATTFVLTLSAVCSYLVHAYLLAPLGVEYLRTITFILVIAVVVQFTEMAVRRASPLLHQVLGIYLPLITTNCAVLGVALLNLQEQNSFLESAVYGFGAAAGFSLVLVLFAALRERLEVADVPLPFRGASVALVTAGILSMGFMGFAGLVRL, from the coding sequence ATGACGGAACTGGCACTGATCCTGGTCTCGACGGTCCTGGTCAACAACTTCGTGCTGGTGAAGTTCCTGGGGCTCTGCCCCTTCATGGGCGTCTCGCGGCAACTGGAGACGGCCATGGGCATGGCCCTGGCCACCACCTTTGTACTCACGCTCTCGGCGGTCTGCAGTTACCTGGTCCACGCGTACCTGCTGGCGCCGCTGGGGGTAGAATACCTGCGCACCATCACCTTTATTTTGGTGATCGCGGTGGTGGTGCAGTTCACCGAGATGGCGGTTCGCCGAGCCAGCCCGCTGCTGCACCAGGTGCTGGGCATCTACCTGCCGCTGATCACCACCAACTGCGCCGTGCTCGGCGTGGCGTTGCTCAACCTGCAGGAGCAGAACAGTTTCCTGGAATCCGCGGTCTATGGTTTCGGGGCGGCCGCCGGCTTCTCGCTGGTACTGGTGTTGTTCGCGGCCCTGCGCGAGCGACTGGAGGTGGCCGATGTGCCCCTGCCCTTTCGCGGCGCTTCGGTGGCGCTGGTGACAGCGGGCATCCTGTCCATGGGCTTCATGGGCTTCGCCGGCCTGGTTCGCCTTTAG